One stretch of Streptomyces sp. R21 DNA includes these proteins:
- a CDS encoding acyl carrier protein, whose protein sequence is MSETDVVVSPAEIPGLVCTLVRLVAPQKVAVVTPELRLIGDLGFHSLALAELGFTIEDLFKLEALTPEVAMSLERVEDIVRLIGGHVEDGSITLPDTFEVNSICARYGASWPAKG, encoded by the coding sequence ATGTCCGAAACCGATGTCGTGGTGAGTCCGGCGGAGATCCCCGGCCTGGTCTGCACGCTGGTGCGCCTGGTCGCTCCGCAGAAGGTCGCCGTGGTCACCCCCGAACTCCGGCTGATCGGAGACCTCGGCTTCCATTCGCTGGCGCTGGCCGAGCTCGGGTTCACCATCGAGGACCTGTTCAAGCTGGAGGCCCTGACGCCCGAGGTCGCGATGTCCCTGGAGCGCGTCGAGGACATCGTCCGGCTGATCGGCGGCCATGTGGAGGACGGCTCCATCACGCTGCCGGACACCTTCGAGGTGAACTCCATCTGCGCGCGCTACGGAGCCTCCTGGCCGGCCAAGGGCTGA
- a CDS encoding ATP-binding cassette domain-containing protein: MTPAIRAEGLVKTYQGRNPVRALDGLDLEVPAGTLLGLLGPNGAGKTTTVRVLTSLLTVDAGRATVLGRDVTTQPDEVRGIIGLSGQYAAVDETLTGRENLVMVGRLYHLGRRNAQVRAAELLDRFTLTDAADRPVRTYSGGMRRRLDLAASLVAAPPVLFLDEPTTGLDPSSRINMWEVIGELVRDGTTVLLTTQYLEEADQLADSIAVVDGGKVIARGTADELKKQTGGERIRLVVRDRERLPEAAALLSGLGARPAESDERSREVAVAVHGGTPVLAHALRLLEDAGIALEDAGLSRPTLDDVFLSLTGDGGRHRAGAERAPVPAGA; this comes from the coding sequence ATGACCCCAGCCATCCGTGCGGAGGGCCTGGTCAAGACGTACCAGGGCAGGAATCCGGTACGGGCCCTGGACGGCCTGGATCTCGAGGTCCCCGCGGGCACGCTGCTCGGGCTGCTCGGGCCCAACGGCGCGGGCAAGACGACCACGGTGCGCGTGCTGACCAGCCTGCTCACGGTGGACGCGGGCCGCGCCACCGTCCTCGGCAGGGACGTCACCACCCAGCCCGACGAGGTCCGCGGCATCATCGGCCTGTCCGGCCAGTACGCGGCGGTCGACGAGACCCTGACCGGCCGCGAGAACCTTGTCATGGTCGGCCGCCTCTACCACCTGGGCCGCCGCAATGCCCAGGTCAGGGCCGCCGAGCTGCTGGACCGCTTCACGCTCACCGATGCCGCCGACCGCCCGGTGCGGACGTACTCGGGCGGGATGCGCCGACGCCTCGACCTGGCCGCGTCCCTGGTCGCGGCGCCGCCCGTGCTGTTCCTCGACGAGCCCACCACCGGCCTCGACCCGAGCAGCCGGATCAACATGTGGGAGGTGATCGGGGAGCTCGTCCGGGACGGCACGACCGTGCTGCTCACCACGCAGTACCTGGAGGAGGCGGACCAGCTCGCCGACTCCATCGCCGTCGTGGACGGCGGCAAGGTGATAGCGCGCGGTACCGCCGACGAGCTCAAGAAGCAGACGGGCGGGGAGCGGATCCGCCTGGTGGTCCGCGATCGGGAGCGGTTGCCCGAGGCCGCCGCGCTGCTCTCCGGGCTGGGCGCACGGCCGGCCGAGTCCGACGAGCGCAGCCGCGAGGTGGCCGTCGCCGTACACGGCGGCACTCCGGTGCTGGCCCACGCGCTGCGACTGCTGGAGGACGCCGGTATCGCGCTGGAGGACGCGGGGCTGTCCCGGCCGACGCTGGACGACGTGTTCCTCAGCCTCACCGGTGACGGCGGGCGTCACCGCGCCGGGGCCGAGCGGGCGCCCGTGCCGGCCGGCGCGTGA
- a CDS encoding thioesterase II family protein has protein sequence MENRWITGRLTVGAPRVRLICLPQAGGGAGAFSAWRAHIPEGVELAPVELPGRGTREADPMPARFDDLVDALYEGIVPELDVPYVLFGHSFGGVLAYELTLRIEERGAPAPLATLVSASRAPQTPSTGTISDASDSELLAWLVNTGGLPHELLKYQSYVAYLLRTIRTDIALAERYLVPDPRPVRTPLHTLCGEEDRVVTAEQVRHWKECAGGEHSFTVMPGGHSCHQTHAAQLMEFIREILLPGRVPEEERQ, from the coding sequence ATGGAGAACCGCTGGATCACCGGGCGCCTCACCGTGGGCGCACCGCGCGTACGTCTGATCTGCCTGCCGCAGGCCGGAGGCGGCGCCGGAGCGTTCTCCGCCTGGCGCGCGCACATTCCGGAGGGCGTCGAACTGGCGCCGGTGGAACTGCCCGGCCGCGGCACCCGCGAGGCCGATCCGATGCCGGCCCGGTTCGACGACCTCGTCGACGCCCTGTACGAGGGGATCGTGCCCGAACTGGACGTGCCCTACGTCCTGTTCGGCCACAGCTTCGGCGGGGTCCTCGCCTACGAACTCACGCTCCGTATCGAGGAACGGGGTGCGCCGGCACCCCTCGCCACCCTGGTGTCCGCCTCGCGCGCGCCCCAGACGCCCAGCACGGGCACGATCTCGGACGCGTCCGACAGCGAGCTGCTGGCGTGGCTGGTGAACACCGGCGGACTGCCCCATGAACTGCTCAAGTACCAGTCCTATGTGGCCTATTTGCTGCGCACCATCCGCACCGACATAGCCCTCGCCGAACGGTATCTTGTACCCGATCCAAGACCGGTGCGCACCCCGTTGCACACACTCTGCGGTGAGGAGGACCGGGTCGTCACCGCAGAGCAGGTCCGCCACTGGAAGGAGTGCGCGGGAGGCGAGCATTCCTTCACGGTCATGCCGGGTGGGCATTCCTGTCACCAGACGCATGCGGCCCAACTCATGGAATTCATACGGGAGATCCTGCTGCCCGGAAGGGTCCCCGAGGAGGAACGACAGTGA
- a CDS encoding beta-ketoacyl synthase, whose product MSATERARVDRVDSVVITGLGATTPLGGDVKSTWATLLEGRRVVAGLTDDWPADLPVRIAARAAADPGTVLDRIELRRLDRSSQFALIAVREAWTDAGFFGRAGDTGQPDAERVGAVLGSGIGGLSTLVDGHEQIRTRGVRGLSPHTMPKMMINGSAGQVGLEINARAGVHAPTSACAAGAEAIAAGLDMIRLGRADVVAVGGTEAIIHPLTIAAFASMKAMSRRNDDPEHASRPYDTGRDGFVMGEGAAVLILESGRHARARGARIHAELAGAGISADGHHIVAPEPTGRGAAAALRKALADADLSPRDVVHVNAHATSTPQGDLAESLAIRSVLGERDGRGGDYAVSAIKSTAGHLMGASGALAAVVSVLALRDRTAPPTMNIEQLDPGIGLDVVRDQPRALSKGPAACLTNSAGFGGHNVVLAFRDHA is encoded by the coding sequence ATGTCTGCGACCGAACGGGCCCGCGTCGACCGCGTCGACAGCGTGGTCATCACCGGACTGGGCGCCACGACACCGCTCGGCGGGGACGTGAAGTCCACCTGGGCCACCTTGTTGGAGGGCCGCCGGGTGGTCGCGGGCCTCACCGACGACTGGCCCGCGGATCTGCCGGTCCGCATCGCGGCGCGCGCCGCCGCGGACCCCGGCACCGTACTGGACCGCATAGAACTGCGCAGACTCGACCGGTCGAGCCAGTTCGCCCTGATCGCCGTCCGTGAGGCCTGGACGGACGCCGGTTTCTTCGGCCGGGCCGGCGACACCGGCCAGCCGGACGCGGAACGGGTGGGAGCCGTCCTCGGCAGCGGCATCGGCGGGCTGAGCACCCTCGTCGACGGCCATGAGCAGATACGCACCCGTGGGGTCCGGGGCCTGTCGCCGCACACCATGCCGAAGATGATGATCAACGGTTCCGCGGGGCAGGTCGGCCTGGAGATCAACGCGCGGGCCGGTGTGCACGCGCCCACCTCCGCCTGCGCGGCCGGCGCCGAGGCCATCGCCGCGGGCCTCGACATGATCCGGCTCGGCCGGGCCGACGTCGTGGCTGTCGGCGGCACCGAGGCGATCATCCATCCGCTGACGATCGCGGCGTTCGCCAGCATGAAGGCGATGTCCCGCAGGAACGACGACCCGGAGCACGCCTCCCGTCCCTACGACACCGGGCGCGACGGCTTCGTCATGGGCGAGGGAGCGGCCGTGCTCATTCTGGAGTCGGGGCGCCACGCGCGGGCCCGCGGAGCCCGGATCCACGCCGAGTTGGCCGGCGCGGGCATCAGCGCCGACGGTCACCACATCGTGGCACCCGAGCCCACGGGCCGGGGCGCCGCCGCCGCGCTGCGCAAGGCGCTGGCCGACGCCGACCTCAGCCCGCGCGACGTCGTCCACGTCAACGCGCACGCCACCTCGACCCCGCAGGGGGACCTCGCCGAGAGCCTGGCCATCCGCTCGGTCCTGGGCGAGCGCGACGGACGCGGCGGTGACTACGCGGTCTCCGCGATCAAGTCGACCGCCGGTCATCTGATGGGAGCCTCGGGGGCGTTGGCGGCCGTCGTCAGCGTGCTCGCGCTGCGCGACAGAACGGCACCGCCGACGATGAACATCGAGCAGCTGGACCCGGGGATCGGCCTGGACGTCGTACGCGACCAGCCGCGCGCTCTGTCCAAGGGCCCCGCCGCGTGTCTGACCAACTCCGCGGGCTTCGGCGGCCACAACGTCGTCCTCGCCTTCCGGGACCACGCGTGA